One genomic window of Nicotiana sylvestris chromosome 10, ASM39365v2, whole genome shotgun sequence includes the following:
- the LOC138879996 gene encoding uncharacterized protein, with the protein MADIYHQDPEFQVFRKGLKQQEDQLERKIEALRDRDKELVKVVARNSELEVSLEDALRIVKLELTEEKEASGRWVAMLEGRVKELEAELTALDRQIASLRAENARRHSQPSTSRASADPIVPYCLYELWVHAEARLYVYKAFHALGRDTEVEVQVVHTEAHVAHESCGYDPLTPDGDDINSDDANCLTSDSWYENTYPARDDV; encoded by the exons ATGGCCGATATTTACCATCAGGACCCTGAGTTTCAAGTTTTCCGTAAGGGGCTCAAGCAGCAGGAGGACCAGTTGGAGCGCAAGATTGAGGCGCTGAGGGATAGGGACAAAGAGCTCGTGAAGGTTGTCGCCCGTAATAGTGAGTTAGAG GTATCTTTAGAAGATGCCCTCCGCATTGTTAAGTTAGAGTTGACTGAGGAAAAGGAAGCCTCTGGTCGGTGGGTGGCAATGCTCGAAGGGCGTGTCAAAGAACTGGAGGCAGAACTGACTGCACTAGACAGACAAATAGCCTCGCTGAGGGCGGAGAATGCGCGTCGACATTCTCAGCCTTCTACGTCTCGCGCCTCAGCCGATCCGATTGTGCCCTATTGTTTATACGAGTTGTGGGTCCATGCGGAGGCTCGACTTTATGTGTATAAGGCTTTTCATGCCTTGGGAAGGGATACTGAGGTGGAGGTTCAGGTTGTGCACACCGAAGCTCATGTAGCTCATGAGTCATGCGGGTACGACCCCCTCACACCTGACGGGGATGATATCAACTCTGATGATGCGAATTGCCTTACTTCAGATTCGTGGTACGAAAACACTTACCCCGCTAGGGATGATGTTTAG